CCCTCTACAAAAATGGCCTCCTCGGTCCAGTCCACTCTTCCGGCCATCAGAACCGTCACCATATCGTACTCAGAGCTCCAAGTAAGTCAATCTCCCTCCACTGTATTGTCATCGAGAAAATTAAACTGAATCACTGAGCTCCATTTCTTGAATCATCTCGATTTCCTTTCGCTCTTTTGTCGGCATAATGCGGTTAGAGTTTGTTGTTTGAGTTGTTTGTTTGTAATGGCGATCCTTCATGGAACATACAAATTTGTGATGAgtcatttttaaatgttttctgtTTTGGTGGAATTTAATGAACTCAGGATCGGAGTGTTGATTTGtcgatgaagattgaagaaggaTTTGGACCTAAGGGGCTGGGAATTCTATCAGTTACTGATGTATGTTATACTTATGCAGTCatatattgtttatttctttttcttttctcgtCGTTGACCTTCTTCTATCTGATACTGATAGCGTAGACTATCCAGATAATTGTATTTCAACTTTCTTTGACCCATCACTTtgttcatcgttgtatttcccCCTCTATTCTTCCATGTTATGTGTTTCCAAGAAGTTATTGATACACGGTTTCTTGTTCTTATCGCTTTGGATGCTTCCGGAATTTTATTTCGGATGGTTTTGAAATCGCAGGTCCCTGGATTTCCTTCGTTGCGGCAGGATCTTCTACGTCTTTCATCGAGGTATAAGTTGGTAAACGGAACTGCTAGCTATCTCTGAGAGCTTTAAGAGAAATTTGGCTAATACTTTTTGCAATTTCTCGTGAAATTTTTGCTTTCTAAGATTTGGGAAGTTACCAGAAGATGCGAAGAAGGAGCTTGAAGACCCTCACAGTAGGTAGTTTTTATGATGCTTTTGAAGCCACTCATCTCTGAAATATTCAGTTGTTTGTTGCTTATCAATCACTATGATGTGCTTTGAAGTTTAATCCACCTAATGGCATGTGTATGATTATTTGACAATTTTCTCATTCTGTCAAATCCTTCAATGTCAAtttgagcaaatttagtgaatccataaataaaatatattaaattgttcATAACCTTTCACATTATAGGCGGCActggattattatatttttattgtttaagaaTCCAGAATATTTGTCTCATATCTTCAAAACTCAACGCGCTAGGTTTAGGCCCTTCATCTATAGAACTTATGCAGGTGGTGTATTTTCTTCTGGGTGTTCTATCTTGTTCTCATTTCAATTGAATgcaactaaaattaaatttgttgaGACACAAACCCAAGGTTGGGTTATAGTGGCTTTCTCAAACTCCGTGAGTCATCATAACTGATAAGATCAACCCATCAAGGctccattaattttttttactctcAAATGTTGTAAACTCATGTGGTAGTCCATGACTCTTAACCTGATGAATATTGATATGTAGGAGATATGGTGTGTGAAAGTTTTGAAGATGTGTTGTCACTCACTTTAACTTTTAGCAACCTTCTGTTTCTCTTCATGTTTGTCTAGGTATAATTTTGGATGGAGTCATGGGAAAGAGAAACTTGAATCTGGGAAGCCTGGTAtatgagttttatttttatatatacacTGTTTAAACAACCAATAAACAATAATTATGGTTCTGGAAAGCATTTAATATGAGAGCTACATTGTTTTGCTGTTTTATCCACATGGCATCTTAATTATGCAATGAAGGTGTACGCAACGGAAGAGGGAGAACATTGGCGAGATTGTATTTTGTGATTGTTGGTAGTTTCTTTGCAGATTCAAAGAAATCTCTCTTTTAATACGTGTTTCAATTTGCAGATCTGTTGAAGGGCTCATTCTATGCCAATCCAATATTGGATACCCCAACAACAGATACATCTTCAATTCAAAGGTAGAAGTAATTTACTAGTTCAGCTAATTTTTTTACATCACTTTCTTGCCTTGAATTATTATCTGTTCcttcatttagtttttttttttttttttaaaaaaaaaaaaaaaaaaaaattctttcctAGGTAAAAACAAGTGATCTAGATACAGATGATTATATAATTATTGTGATATTAGCATTCACCATCTGCGTTTTCAGGTATCCATCGTATTGTGGTTCAAATATTTGGCCTTCTAGGGAACTGCCAGAACTTGAATTAGGTATACACTAGATGTTGTTGTGTAATATGGATCCATTTAATTTGTTGCTTGACCTTGCCTCGAAGCTACTTTCTTGGATTTATAATCTGGAACTTCTGCAGAGTTTATATAATTTTCACTATTTGAGAATAGATTATCATTTGTTTGGTCTCTGATTTCTTATACGCTCTTATCTATAGTAATACAACTCATGATCTTTCAGTCGCTATGGTCATATGTCACGAGATAAAAGATGATTTTCAGATATGCTCTTGGTTTTTTTGCTGCGTGAAAATTCTTTTTAGCTTTTGATTTATCTGAATTTGTTTCACTTCTGTTTCATCTTTACAAACCTTTGAGTAGCacatcctttttttttctttttcctcctggaactttttgctttatccacttGTTTGTAGACATATGTTTCAACTGAAAAACACATGTTTGAAGAATCTGAAATCCAGATCCAGACATCATTGGGAACATACTAGGAAAGCTCACGAATTTTTAATCATTGTTTCATTCTATCATCTCTCTCTGTTCGTTTTCtgcttttccttttctattttaataTATGGGTAGAAACTTTTGGTTGTCTTAAAATTTTGTCATCTTGATTAGCTGAATATTTTATGATGAGATGTGATGGTTTTTCTTTATTACTGAGGTTTTATAATTGAATTGCAGCCTTTAAAACTCTGGGAAAGCTGATTCTTGATGTTGGTTTGATGTTGGCATATCATTGCGATCAGTATGGTAAAATTTAAGAGGCTTCTTACTTCATGATTAATGGGATGGATAATCCTGATGTTTCATTCCCtgtaattttcttttcctttttagaGAGGATATTCTCCATTATATTTATGAAACTTTTCTTGTAGAAAATTATCAATGCCTTAATCAGAAGTTATGGAATTTATCAGCTTATTTAGTTTGTTGACTTTTTGGAGTATAAGGTTTCATCTAAGAGTTACTTTTAACTACATCCTAGCCATGTGGCTCAAGGTCTTAGGTTCATACCACCTTTCACAAACTTTATATCCTCCTTCCTATTATTGTAACACTGTAGAAAATTACTAtttgtatttaaatatgatatttGCAGTTACACTAGTTTCTGATGTGTTGTTGGACAGCTGCTAAAATGATGAAAGTGCATGAGgatgaagcccttgaaaagacACTTCTTAATTCCCGGTGTCATAAAGGGCGCTTGCTTTATTATTTTCCAGCACAGCAGAGGTCATATATCATCAATGTTATTTTTGTGTTGCGAGTTACTCATTGCTAATTATTTCAGCTGTTTTCTGATCTATCATTGTCTCTGAAGATGTAAATCTAAAAATTTGCTTGGTAACTGACTAAGTTTATACATTGGTATTTGAAAAACCCAATAACACTGCACACGAATATTGAGTTTTGGATAGAGTAAAATTGCTTGGAAATTCCTTCCCTATGACTTATCTTTTAGAGTATGACTTGCAGCACTTGTTCTGAAGATAGCGATAATCTATCCTCTTGGTGTGGATGGCATACAGATCATGGTTCACTAACAGGTAGAACTGGTTTTTGTTACTTATCTTATTTGTATCATCATCCTTCCGCCCATCCCACTTTCTGAaaagcttttctagtttttactTTTTCTGCATTGTATGTTATACATTATTTGTATgtcacaaaaatgaaaaaaacatctcggaagaaaaagaaatcctCAATAAGTTGTAAAACCAAATATTGGGAGGGATAATAGAGGCAACAGATTGTTCGATCTTCAAGTTTGTGTCTCATTTCTGCTTCAATTTAATTTGCAGGTCTGACCTGTGCAATGTTTACAAGAGATGGTGTGGAGATACCTTGCCCTGATAATGCTGCTGGCCTCTATATTAGGACAAGGGCTGATGAAATTGTTAAAGTGGAATATCGTTCTCTATCATTGATGGCATGTCATTATTAATATGAATAGGAATTTTGACTCTCTTATTTATCAGCCTACGTAAATGCTTATTTTCTTTGGACCTAATCTTTAACTCATACTGCCTAGATTGATGCACATTGCTAGGCAATGAAGTGGCGCTTAACAAAGAgactgaaaatatttataacaaaaCTAGAAGTTGCatatttagataaaactaaaacTGTATATTTCAAGTCTTTGGAAAACCATCTGAAATTTCCCcttattttaatgttttctcATTATTATTCGTAGGTGTATTATGGAGAAAATGAAATAGCATATCAAATTGGTGAAACTACAGAGATTCTGTCCAGAGGTTATCTGTGTGCAACACCACATTGTGTTCGGGTATTTTCTTCCTGGCCATTTATTCTTTAGGAGTATGGGTGAGCTTTTGCATCATAAGATTCTTGTTTatttaaggttaaattacaTATTTGATCCCTATGGTTtgaagaaaattagaatttagtccctATGGTTTGACAAAATCTTCTTTAAATAGTCCTTTTGGTAAGGAGTATTTATGAAAGACTTATCAAATAATAGGGActatttattagattttatcaaaccataaggactaaatctaacttttaaaatcatAGGGATTGAATTCTAACTTTCTTCTAACCATAGGGACcgaatttgtaatttaatctaaatatattgttgttattttttgtatattgattattcttttttcaactttttcaaGGGAGAAACGATTCTTGTATTTAATCGTTTTgattctttcttctttgttttaaaCAATGTTCCGTGTGGGACATACATTCTTCAGCatcctttttatttctttcttaacAATTAtgtttttatctatttattagTTTGGACAAAATTCTTTGAGCGTCTAAGCTACTTACTAATATGCATAAATTTTGACGATTTTCGTTAGGCACCTAAAGGGAAGGAAGCTTTTAACCTAGAACGCTCCACATTTGCACTTTTCATGCAACCTGATTGGTATGTTCTTAATCAGAgtcaaagataaaattaatcatgTTAGAAActtcaaatttccaaattttctctGCTAATTGCAATAGTGTCGAAGGATTAATTCTTATGAGACATAATTATCAAATGTTATTTATTTGCTTTGTTTTTCAGGGATCAGAAACTCAATTTTCCCGAGGAGGTTCATATTCACCGAGAGGTACTTACTTTGAACCTAATCTCAATCATTCAGGCCCTTTTAGTaaccatttcaattttttatttttatttttgagaattaaacctatttcctcttattttcttataatgatttgtatGTTTCTTTAGTATATGAGTCCAATCCTTAGCacaattctaaaaacaaaaattagtttaaaaactatttttttagttttaaaaatttgacaTGGTTTTTGAGAACACCAATAAAGAGTAGataacaaaactaaaaatttagatGTGAAATGAGCATTTGTAGACTTAAttgtcaaaaacaaaaactcaaaaatcaaatttttattagcTTCAAtcatttcaattatttcaattatttcgGGGACAAAAGAGTGTTGGAAAGTCACttgattgaaaattttcttaGTACTTCGATTCATAATATTCGCAAAAAGATAGCTCAAGATAAGTTCTCTATGTGACATTGTGGGGCTGGCAGTAGTCATTAATGATTCCACATTATTTAACAAAAGCTATTATAGCACGTTTTCTCACTCTTTATAGGTTTGAGAATGAATTTCTCTCTCCCAAGTTTGACTAGAATGGGTAAGAATAGATCATCTTATTAAATATggtaattgatattttatttattaaaataggttcaaattgataatttaAGAATAcgttgaaaattgaaaattattttaactatagacaaaagtgttttaaaatggTCATAAAGGAAGCGTTTAGGGTAAGTAGTTGGTTGTTATAGTCTTATGTTATTAtaattggattataatagtttgtgtttggtatgtagattattttagtttgagttataataacatgtgtttgaggtgtaaactattttagtttgagaaaaaaaatagtaaatattgtaacaaaaaaaaaaaaaaaataatgcatGTAAAATAGTGAATAATGTAGCAAATGAGGGTTTTGAAATGGATTGACGGTAGTAAATTGGCGACTATGAAATAATATTTACGGTAGCAAGAGGTAGTTATATTTATCTACTTTATACAAAATCGGAAGTGTACAAATtagttaacattttttttttctaaagatgAATGATATACTGTGCACAAAACCAAAAGTTGAGGGACTGAGCTTACAAAATTGATTATCTTTGTCACTAGTATTTTTACACTGATTTTCAGTTTTGtcttattatattaatattatggCTTATTTGTTATTTCTATCTTTATGTGTAAACTCTACTTAGTTGCTATAAATTCACAGTTGCCCTTTCTTCATTAGCTTCTATTTAAGAGTATTCTCATTTATCTCCCTTTAGATTGTCTCTATCTTTTGAGTTTACCTTTTCCTTGCATCTTTCTATATACACACTTTGTTTTAGTATAGGTTGTAAAAATCATTCTAAAATATGGTGGTAGCTGTaattatacttttaacttttcaaTTATGTCCTCAAAACTTATATAAGTGTTGAAATTAGACCTTTATACTTATATAATTGTCGAAGGTGTAGCAATTGTGTAAGTTTGAGAGTTCAATTGTTATCATTTGGGAGTTTAAtttttacaactattgtaacttTGACCgtctaattttaacatttggataagttgatttaatttttactatTGAGAGTTTGAGTGTGATAGTAGGTGATTTTGTAATTTGTCCTTTGTTCTAGAGTGTGATAGTAGGTGATTTTGCAATTTGTCGTTTGTTCTATCTGTCtgtacacatttttttttcttagtatGTGCCTCACACTTTGACTAAACCTCCCCTGTACATGTACTCCTCTTGCTAGTCTGTCTCCTcgcctttttttttcctgtatGTATCCTGTATTTCACTAATCTCTCTTTTGGCAGTTTCTCTTTCTTGAATAGtgcaaaaattagatttttttaaatatatatatatatatttatctataaaAAACACCAATTTTAATCACCTCAAAACACATGAAGCAATATatgtattttagttttcaactCGTGTGCTTaactttttatttcattctctctctctttctcagaTAATTCCCACAAATTGCGCACTAACATTCGGAGAGTACTCCGAGAAACTGCTCGACAAATATTACCACCTGAAATCATAGGGTGCTCCAGAAATCAGAGCTTGTCTTTACTCTTTCAACAACTATTTTGTGAAACTGAAGGCACCCCCCACATTTAATTCCCGTTGAATTTTAGAACCcatatatagaaaaagaaaattatattacAGCacgttttttccttttttttttttttttgtttctttaaaaaatttttttaaaaaaaaaacaataataataaaggaaacTCCCTTAATTTCAAGATTTGTAGGCTGATAATTGACGACATCATAAAGAATATAAATCTCTTTGTTGAGAAGAAAAAGGCAAATCATATTATACTCCAACCTAATCCGTTAGCCGCCAAGCTTATAAAGGACAACACCCTTTTATTTCGCGTTTAAAATTGAAGACTTTTTGGTCTCTTCCAAAATGCTCAACCacagttttttaatttttattctatattattttagtttttctttagaatgatttaattttagttttcgtactttcaaatgttttagttTCTTACCTTCAGTCAACCTGAAAATAAGATcttatttggtttttttccatttttttattattaaagtaTCAGTTTTATCGTAAATTTTGGAAACATATTaacatattgtatttttttcaaaaaaattattattattatttaaccagtttcaaaaaaaatattgttttaaatttaaaatataaatgaagaTTCGATTCATAAGAGGCCTACAATTTTACCgtctaaattttttatatctACAATATTTCACAAGATAGAAGACTCTTTGTACATGcagaataaatttttttaatctaagaTTAATCATAGAGTATTGGCACCCTCTTTTCTTTAATGAAACAAAAATTTCTTGTTATAGTTGTTGAAATCTTGG
This DNA window, taken from Benincasa hispida cultivar B227 chromosome 6, ASM972705v1, whole genome shotgun sequence, encodes the following:
- the LOC120079448 gene encoding uncharacterized protein LOC120079448 isoform X1 yields the protein MASSVQSTLPAIRTVTISYSELQDRSVDLSMKIEEGFGPKGLGILSVTDVPGFPSLRQDLLRLSSRFGKLPEDAKKELEDPHSRYNFGWSHGKEKLESGKPDLLKGSFYANPILDTPTTDTSSIQRYPSYCGSNIWPSRELPELELAFKTLGKLILDVGLMLAYHCDQYAAKMMKVHEDEALEKTLLNSRCHKGRLLYYFPAQQSTCSEDSDNLSSWCGWHTDHGSLTGLTCAMFTRDGVEIPCPDNAAGLYIRTRADEIVKVEYRSLSLMVYYGENEIAYQIGETTEILSRGYLCATPHCVRAPKGKEAFNLERSTFALFMQPDWDQKLNFPEEVHIHREIIPTNCALTFGEYSEKLLDKYYHLKS
- the LOC120079448 gene encoding uncharacterized protein LOC120079448 isoform X3, with the translated sequence MASSVQSTLPAIRTVTISYSELQDRSVDLSMKIEEGFGPKGLGILSVTDVPGFPSLRQDLLRLSSRFGKLPEDAKKELEDPHNLLKGSFYANPILDTPTTDTSSIQRYPSYCGSNIWPSRELPELELAFKTLGKLILDVGLMLAYHCDQYAAKMMKVHEDEALEKTLLNSRCHKGRLLYYFPAQQSTCSEDSDNLSSWCGWHTDHGSLTGLTCAMFTRDGVEIPCPDNAAGLYIRTRADEIVKVEYRSLSLMVYYGENEIAYQIGETTEILSRGYLCATPHCVRAPKGKEAFNLERSTFALFMQPDWDQKLNFPEEVHIHREIIPTNCALTFGEYSEKLLDKYYHLKS
- the LOC120079448 gene encoding uncharacterized protein LOC120079448 isoform X2, which encodes MASSVQSTLPAIRTVTISYSELQDRSVDLSMKIEEGFGPKGLGILSVTDVPGFPSLRQDLLRLSSRFGKLPEDAKKELEDPHSRYNFGWSHGKEKLESGKPDLLKGSFYANPILDTPTTDTSSIQRYPSYCGSNIWPSRELPELELAFKTLGKLILDVGLMLAYHCDQYAAKMMKVHEDEALEKTLLNSRCHKGRLLYYFPAQQSTCSEDSDNLSSWCGWHTDHGSLTGLTCAMFTRDGVEIPCPDNAAGLYIRTRADEIVKVYYGENEIAYQIGETTEILSRGYLCATPHCVRAPKGKEAFNLERSTFALFMQPDWDQKLNFPEEVHIHREIIPTNCALTFGEYSEKLLDKYYHLKS
- the LOC120079448 gene encoding uncharacterized protein LOC120079448 isoform X4, translated to MSLDFLRCGRIFYVFHRDLGSYQKMRRRSLKTLTVDLLKGSFYANPILDTPTTDTSSIQRYPSYCGSNIWPSRELPELELAFKTLGKLILDVGLMLAYHCDQYAAKMMKVHEDEALEKTLLNSRCHKGRLLYYFPAQQSTCSEDSDNLSSWCGWHTDHGSLTGLTCAMFTRDGVEIPCPDNAAGLYIRTRADEIVKVEYRSLSLMVYYGENEIAYQIGETTEILSRGYLCATPHCVRAPKGKEAFNLERSTFALFMQPDWDQKLNFPEEVHIHREIIPTNCALTFGEYSEKLLDKYYHLKS